Proteins encoded within one genomic window of Xiphophorus maculatus strain JP 163 A chromosome 11, X_maculatus-5.0-male, whole genome shotgun sequence:
- the LOC102217030 gene encoding BICD family-like cargo adapter 2 isoform X2, whose amino-acid sequence MFTPRKNSLPSPSLEDSFFPLSSSSSVSLFALQSASSPADGVDGGGAIETDLILAAELGRALLEKNEELAETLQQREKEVEALQQEKHVLQRKLEMNELESGQKESELNTDIASLRAELQKYHSEGRDRRKDDSEQMTQLANHNQRLVEQLSEAVTLEHSLRTELRTLREEMEESSFSRNISFTQLENMQAENRVLQERLSHMETQLKASEEDSQRLRVERDGLRDRLSELHVKLTEKEAEATEALLAHSSALQAKDEEIQALKDELQSQQKELESLREEIKPFIGGENQSYSSLESELAKVRQEKESLTQQLLNTIKHKVVLSQELDAWQEDMRFVINQQVLQREEEKKKKEEKQEKESTVGFHRSKSLRVRGEGGKGFFSSLFKDK is encoded by the exons ATGTTCACTCCCAGGAAAAACAGCCTTCCCTCGCCCAGCCTGGAAGACTCcttctttcctctctcctcttcctcttcggTATCTCTCTTTGCTTTGCAGTCAGCCTCGTCCCCCGCTGACGGCGTGGACGGCGGGGGAGCGATAGAGACTGACCTGATACTGGCGGCAGAACTGGGACGGGCCTTACTGGAGAAGAATGAGGAGCTGGCAGAAActctgcagcagagagagaaagaggtggAG GCTTTACAGCAGGAGAAGCACGTCCTGCAGAGGAAGCTGGAGATGAATGAACTGGAGTCTGGGCAGAAGGAGTCAGAGCTCAACACAGACATAGCTTCACTGAGGGCAGAGCTGCAGAAATACCACAGCGAGGGGCGGGACCGGAGGAAAGATGACAGCGAGCAGATGACTCAGTTGGCCAATCACAACCAGAGACTGGTGGAGCAACTATCTGAG GCTGTAACACTGGAGCACTCCCTGAGGACTGAGCTCCGCACCCTCAGAGAAGAGATGGAGGAGTCATCCTTTAGTCGAAATATCAGCTTCACGCAATTAGAAAATATGCAAGCTGAG AACAGAGTATTGCAGGAGCGGCTGTCGCACATGGAGACGCAGCTGAAAGCTTCAGAGGAGGACAGCCAGAGGCTCCGTGTGGAGAGAGACGGACTGCGGGACAGACTGTCAGAGCTTCATGTCAAACTCACTGAGAAGGAAGCTGAG GCTACAGAGGCTCTCTTGGCTCACTCCTCAGCGCTGCAGGCCAAAGATGAAGAAATACAAGCATTAAAGGACGAG CTCCAGTCTCAGCAAAAGGAACTTGAGTCTCTCAGGGAAGAAATTAAACCCTTCATAGGAGGAGAAAATCAGAGCTACAG CTCTCTGGAGAGCGAACTGGCCAAAGTTCGTCAGGAGAAAGAATCGCTCACTCAGCAGCTTCTCAACACAATCAAACACAAGGTGGTGCTGTCTCAAGAACTGGATGCCTGGCAG GAGGACATGCGCTTCGTCATCAATCAGCAGGTGCTGCaaagggaggaggagaagaagaagaaggaggagaagcAAGAGAAGGAGAGCACTGTTGGATTCCATAGGAGCAAGTCTTTGAGAGTGAGGGGTGAAGGAGGAAAAGGgttcttttcctctttattcaAGGACAAATAA
- the LOC102229166 gene encoding mitochondrial import receptor subunit TOM40B-like isoform X3: MGSVLALSSNPGHQNWPFSKDHLPSRWDAHPAHWDRPPRWERRDGRLPNPGSFHSLHRSCKDVFPHQIEGVKMIINKTLSSFFKVSHTLHLSAVSPSYYRFHVEHLQSDDYSKDKDAPALIGEMDSSGSLNAHALLHLTERVRARTVFQTQQSQFVTWQFETEYRGSDFTAAVTVANPDILRESVILVAHFLQSVSSGLVLGGELVYHRGRAEEGGILTLAGQYSGPNWVATLNAGKGGAHASYYHRANKQIQVGVEFEASTRTQETTASFGYQMDLPEANMVFRGMINSRCIIGGVLEKRLTPLPATLIMGAFVNHKGDKLQVGLGVNVG; encoded by the exons ATGGGCAGTGTTCTGGCTTTGTCTTCCAATCCGGGCCATCAGAACTGGCCTTTCTCCAAGGATCACCTTCCTTCTCGCTGGGATGCACATCCTGCCCACTGGGACCGTCCACCACGCTGGGAGAGGAGAGATGGGCGCCTACCCAACCCTGGCAGCTTTCACTCTCTCCACAGGAGCTGCAAAG ATGTTTTTCCTCATCAGATTGAGGGTGTCAAGATGATTATCAATAAAACTTTGAGTAGCTTTTTTAAG GTCAGTCATACCCTCCACCTCAGTGCTGTTAGTCCCTCCTACTATCGGTTCCACGTGGAGCATCTGCAGTCTGACGACTACAGCAAGGACAAG GACGCCCCAGCATTGATTGGTGAAATGGACTCTTCAGGTAGTCTGAACGCTCACGCTCTCCTTCATCTCACCGAGCGCGTTCGAGCCAGAACGGTATTCCAG ACCCAGCAGTCTCAGTTCGTAACGTGGCAGTTTGAAACTGAGTACAGAGGGAGCGACTTCACCGCTGCTGTGACAGTGGCCAACCCAGACATCCTCAGAGAGTCAG TCATTCTGGTAGCACACTTCCTGCAGAGTGTGTCATCTGGCCTGGTGTTGGGAGGAGAACTGGTGTACCACCGAGGGCGAGCAGAGGAAGGAGGAATTCTGACTCTGGCGGGACAGTACTCAG GACCAAACTGGGTTGCAACCCTTAATGCTGGCAAAGGTGGCGCCCATGCCAGCTACTATCACAGAGCCAACAAACAG ATCCAAGTTGGGGTGGAGTTTGAAGCCAGCACCAGGACGCAGGAGACAACAGCCTCCTTTGGGTACCAGATGGATCTCCCGGAGGCCAACATGGTTTTTCGAG GTATGATCAACAGCCGGTGCATCATTGgaggtgtgttggagaagcGTCTTACCCCGCTTCCTGCCACCCTGATTATGGGAGCCTTTGTGAACCACAAAGGTGACAAGCTGCAGGTCGGCCTGGGCGTCAACGTGGGATGA
- the fdxacb1 gene encoding ferredoxin-fold anticodon-binding domain-containing protein 1 isoform X2, which translates to MSPSRSILLVGEGNFSFSSSVCKLDSESGSNITATCLQHQEEALRHDGAAANIQTIEDSGGSVLFEVDCTKLGECAFLKGRVFDRVVFNFPHCGRKSGVKKNRELLKNFFLSCVEVLAEDGEVHVSLCNGQGGTPADQPKREWHNSWQIVQMEEVVEGEMVHYNIPAELSDYVSRGFLSSDSIHPVKLVQDFLLEGLGEHWPVSMKRDPFPHLISAKQLQTCCHDLDNLQYYWIHLLQKELTSQAQEDDAVFSNIKATSPPTKADRVRSKGTESLQSVCCHDFNLEVEGGLYLLRPSLLPQLEELLINKDISGNAEPQEEIDQSSEVEGSEAEEACDSCNGSSSLLFGISGVVFRSVPISLWALPAFHEILLTGVFPLENEPVKLMGHELEALLSPYGVSIVTEEKTLHLVAQPMGLIGKVFASNTADGNNHVTVSASLNLDLLAVLLFSLPDWRLLWSHDPRFLKQFSLRPPPGTSFQPFSLYPESFSFDISFWTGPAWEEKMFHAIAREASCGTVEQVKLIDTFSHPDLSQTSYCYRLTYHSHTHALSHTQALTFHKELEVLLSSRMQVTVR; encoded by the exons ATGTCGCCTTCACGGTCCATTCTGCTGGTTGGAGAGGGGaacttctccttctcctcctcagtGTGCAAGTTGGATTCTGAATCGGGGAGCAACATAACGGCCACCTGCCTGCAGCATCAAGAGGAGGCACTGCGGCACGATGGAGCCGCCGCCAACATCCAGACCATCGAGGACTCGG GAGGAAGTGTCCTGTTTGAGGTGGATTGCACAAAGCTGGGGGAGTGCGCCTTCCTGAAGGGCCGTGTGTTTGACCGAGTCGTGTTCAACTTCCCCCACTGTGGGAGGAAGAGCGGGGTGAAAAAGAACAGGGAGCTTCTCAAAAACTTCTTCCTCAG TTGTGTTGAGGTTCTGGCTGAGGACGGGGAGGTTCACGTCTCCCTGTGCAACGGACAAGGCGGGACTCCGGCGGACCAGCCGAAACGCGAGTGGCACAACAGCTGGCAG ATAGTTCAGATGGAGGAGGTTGTTGAAGGGGAGATGGTCCACTATAACATACCAGCTGAGCTCAGTGATTATGTATCCAG aGGGTTCCTCTCCTCAGATTCCATCCATCCTGTCAAGTTGGTGCAAGACTTTCTTCTCGAAGGCTTAGGGGAACATTGGCCAGTGTCCATGAAAAGAGACCCTTTCCCCCACCTCATATCAGCCAAGCAACTGCAGACTTGCTGCCACGATCTTGACAATTTGCAGTACTACTGGATCCACTTGCTTCAGAAAGAACTCACCTCGCAGGCTCAAGAAGACGATGCAGTTTTCTCCAACATAAAAGCAACTTCACCTCCTACCAAGGCAGACAGAGTGAGGAGTAAAGGCACTGAGAGTTTGCAGTCTGTGTGCTGCCATGATTTTAATTTGGAAGTGGAAGGGGGTCTTTACCTGCTGCGTCCATCACTGCTTCCTCAGCTGGAAGAGCTCCTCATAAACAAAGATATTAGTGGTAATGCAGAGCCTCAAGAGGAAATTGATCAAAGTTCTGAGGTTGAGGGCAGTGAGGCGGAAGAAGCCTGTGACAGCTGTAATGGGTCTTCTAGCTTATTGTTTGGTATTAGTGGAGTGGTGTTCAGGAGCGTGCCCATCAGCCTTTGGGCTCTGCCTGCCTTTCACGAGATTCTCCTCACAGGTGTTTTCCCTTTGGAAAATGAGCCCGTTAAATTGATGGGACATGAGCTGGAAGCGCTCCTCTCTCCCTATGGGGTCTCCATAGTTACAGAAGAGAAAACCCTACATCTGGTGGCTCAGCCGATGGGTTTGATCGGTAAGGTGTTTGCGAGCAACACAGCTGACGGCAACAACCACGTCACTGTCAGTGCATCTCTAAATTTAGACCTCCTCGCTGTTCTCTTGTTCTCACTGCCTGACTGGCGTCTGCTTTGGAGTCACGACCCACGCTTCCTCAAACAGTTTTCTCTCCGTCCACCACCAGGGACGTCTTTTCAACCTTTTTCACTGTACCCAGAGTCCTTCTCCTTTGACATCAGCTTCTGGACGGGGCCGGCGTGGGAGGAGAAAATGTTCCACGCTATTGCCCGAGAGGCTAGCTGCGGAACTGTGGAGCAAGTTAAACTCATCGACACATTCTCGCACCCTGACCTGAGTCAGACCAGTTATTGTTACAGACTCACCtaccactcacacacacacgccctgtcacacacacaagcccTGACATTTCACAAAGAGCTGGAGGTTTTGCTCTCGTCTCGTATGCAGGTCACAGTCAGGTAG
- the LOC102229166 gene encoding mitochondrial import receptor subunit TOM40B-like isoform X1 yields MNLIRKHCAHMGSVLALSSNPGHQNWPFSKDHLPSRWDAHPAHWDRPPRWERRDGRLPNPGSFHSLHRSCKDVFPHQIEGVKMIINKTLSSFFKVSHTLHLSAVSPSYYRFHVEHLQSDDYSKDKDAPALIGEMDSSGSLNAHALLHLTERVRARTVFQTQQSQFVTWQFETEYRGSDFTAAVTVANPDILRESVILVAHFLQSVSSGLVLGGELVYHRGRAEEGGILTLAGQYSGPNWVATLNAGKGGAHASYYHRANKQIQVGVEFEASTRTQETTASFGYQMDLPEANMVFRGMINSRCIIGGVLEKRLTPLPATLIMGAFVNHKGDKLQVGLGVNVG; encoded by the exons GAAGCATTGTGCCCACATGGGCAGTGTTCTGGCTTTGTCTTCCAATCCGGGCCATCAGAACTGGCCTTTCTCCAAGGATCACCTTCCTTCTCGCTGGGATGCACATCCTGCCCACTGGGACCGTCCACCACGCTGGGAGAGGAGAGATGGGCGCCTACCCAACCCTGGCAGCTTTCACTCTCTCCACAGGAGCTGCAAAG ATGTTTTTCCTCATCAGATTGAGGGTGTCAAGATGATTATCAATAAAACTTTGAGTAGCTTTTTTAAG GTCAGTCATACCCTCCACCTCAGTGCTGTTAGTCCCTCCTACTATCGGTTCCACGTGGAGCATCTGCAGTCTGACGACTACAGCAAGGACAAG GACGCCCCAGCATTGATTGGTGAAATGGACTCTTCAGGTAGTCTGAACGCTCACGCTCTCCTTCATCTCACCGAGCGCGTTCGAGCCAGAACGGTATTCCAG ACCCAGCAGTCTCAGTTCGTAACGTGGCAGTTTGAAACTGAGTACAGAGGGAGCGACTTCACCGCTGCTGTGACAGTGGCCAACCCAGACATCCTCAGAGAGTCAG TCATTCTGGTAGCACACTTCCTGCAGAGTGTGTCATCTGGCCTGGTGTTGGGAGGAGAACTGGTGTACCACCGAGGGCGAGCAGAGGAAGGAGGAATTCTGACTCTGGCGGGACAGTACTCAG GACCAAACTGGGTTGCAACCCTTAATGCTGGCAAAGGTGGCGCCCATGCCAGCTACTATCACAGAGCCAACAAACAG ATCCAAGTTGGGGTGGAGTTTGAAGCCAGCACCAGGACGCAGGAGACAACAGCCTCCTTTGGGTACCAGATGGATCTCCCGGAGGCCAACATGGTTTTTCGAG GTATGATCAACAGCCGGTGCATCATTGgaggtgtgttggagaagcGTCTTACCCCGCTTCCTGCCACCCTGATTATGGGAGCCTTTGTGAACCACAAAGGTGACAAGCTGCAGGTCGGCCTGGGCGTCAACGTGGGATGA
- the LOC102229166 gene encoding mitochondrial import receptor subunit TOM40B-like isoform X2, translating into MNLIRKHCAHMGSVLALSSNPGHQNWPFSKDHLPSRWDAHPAHWDRPPRWERRDGRLPNPGSFHSLHRSCKDVFPHQIEGVKMIINKTLSSFFKVSHTLHLSAVSPSYYRFHVEHLQSDDYSKDKDAPALIGEMDSSGSLNAHALLHLTERVRARTVFQTQQSQFVTWQFETEYRGSDFTAAVTVANPDILRESVILVAHFLQSVSSGLVLGGELVYHRGRAEEGGILTLAGQYSGPNWVATLNAGKGGAHASYYHRANKQIQVGVEFEASTRTQETTASFGYQMDLPEANMVFRGSLRYDQQPVHHWRCVGEASYPASCHPDYGSLCEPQR; encoded by the exons GAAGCATTGTGCCCACATGGGCAGTGTTCTGGCTTTGTCTTCCAATCCGGGCCATCAGAACTGGCCTTTCTCCAAGGATCACCTTCCTTCTCGCTGGGATGCACATCCTGCCCACTGGGACCGTCCACCACGCTGGGAGAGGAGAGATGGGCGCCTACCCAACCCTGGCAGCTTTCACTCTCTCCACAGGAGCTGCAAAG ATGTTTTTCCTCATCAGATTGAGGGTGTCAAGATGATTATCAATAAAACTTTGAGTAGCTTTTTTAAG GTCAGTCATACCCTCCACCTCAGTGCTGTTAGTCCCTCCTACTATCGGTTCCACGTGGAGCATCTGCAGTCTGACGACTACAGCAAGGACAAG GACGCCCCAGCATTGATTGGTGAAATGGACTCTTCAGGTAGTCTGAACGCTCACGCTCTCCTTCATCTCACCGAGCGCGTTCGAGCCAGAACGGTATTCCAG ACCCAGCAGTCTCAGTTCGTAACGTGGCAGTTTGAAACTGAGTACAGAGGGAGCGACTTCACCGCTGCTGTGACAGTGGCCAACCCAGACATCCTCAGAGAGTCAG TCATTCTGGTAGCACACTTCCTGCAGAGTGTGTCATCTGGCCTGGTGTTGGGAGGAGAACTGGTGTACCACCGAGGGCGAGCAGAGGAAGGAGGAATTCTGACTCTGGCGGGACAGTACTCAG GACCAAACTGGGTTGCAACCCTTAATGCTGGCAAAGGTGGCGCCCATGCCAGCTACTATCACAGAGCCAACAAACAG ATCCAAGTTGGGGTGGAGTTTGAAGCCAGCACCAGGACGCAGGAGACAACAGCCTCCTTTGGGTACCAGATGGATCTCCCGGAGGCCAACATGGTTTTTCGAGGTAGTCTAAG GTATGATCAACAGCCGGTGCATCATTGgaggtgtgttggagaagcGTCTTACCCCGCTTCCTGCCACCCTGATTATGGGAGCCTTTGTGAACCACAAAGGTGA
- the fdxacb1 gene encoding ferredoxin-fold anticodon-binding domain-containing protein 1 isoform X1, whose protein sequence is MSPSRSILLVGEGNFSFSSSVCKLDSESGSNITATCLQHQEEALRHDGAAANIQTIEDSGGSVLFEVDCTKLGECAFLKGRVFDRVVFNFPHCGRKSGVKKNRELLKNFFLSCVEVLAEDGEVHVSLCNGQGGTPADQPKREWHNSWQVSAMAAEAHLILSAVRQFESDNLPSYKSTGYRSQDKGFHVGKALLHVFSRSAPFTPVQIVQMEEVVEGEMVHYNIPAELSDYVSRGFLSSDSIHPVKLVQDFLLEGLGEHWPVSMKRDPFPHLISAKQLQTCCHDLDNLQYYWIHLLQKELTSQAQEDDAVFSNIKATSPPTKADRVRSKGTESLQSVCCHDFNLEVEGGLYLLRPSLLPQLEELLINKDISGNAEPQEEIDQSSEVEGSEAEEACDSCNGSSSLLFGISGVVFRSVPISLWALPAFHEILLTGVFPLENEPVKLMGHELEALLSPYGVSIVTEEKTLHLVAQPMGLIGKVFASNTADGNNHVTVSASLNLDLLAVLLFSLPDWRLLWSHDPRFLKQFSLRPPPGTSFQPFSLYPESFSFDISFWTGPAWEEKMFHAIAREASCGTVEQVKLIDTFSHPDLSQTSYCYRLTYHSHTHALSHTQALTFHKELEVLLSSRMQVTVR, encoded by the exons ATGTCGCCTTCACGGTCCATTCTGCTGGTTGGAGAGGGGaacttctccttctcctcctcagtGTGCAAGTTGGATTCTGAATCGGGGAGCAACATAACGGCCACCTGCCTGCAGCATCAAGAGGAGGCACTGCGGCACGATGGAGCCGCCGCCAACATCCAGACCATCGAGGACTCGG GAGGAAGTGTCCTGTTTGAGGTGGATTGCACAAAGCTGGGGGAGTGCGCCTTCCTGAAGGGCCGTGTGTTTGACCGAGTCGTGTTCAACTTCCCCCACTGTGGGAGGAAGAGCGGGGTGAAAAAGAACAGGGAGCTTCTCAAAAACTTCTTCCTCAG TTGTGTTGAGGTTCTGGCTGAGGACGGGGAGGTTCACGTCTCCCTGTGCAACGGACAAGGCGGGACTCCGGCGGACCAGCCGAAACGCGAGTGGCACAACAGCTGGCAGGTGAGTGCCATGGCAGCCGAAGCTCACCTCATTCTCAGCGCTGTGCGACAGTTTGAAAGTGACAACCTCCCAAGCTACAAGTCCACTGGATACAG GAGCCAAGATAAAGGCTTTCATGTGGGAAAAGCTCTGCTGCATGTGTTTTCACGCAGCGCCCCATTCACTCCTGTCCAGATAGTTCAGATGGAGGAGGTTGTTGAAGGGGAGATGGTCCACTATAACATACCAGCTGAGCTCAGTGATTATGTATCCAG aGGGTTCCTCTCCTCAGATTCCATCCATCCTGTCAAGTTGGTGCAAGACTTTCTTCTCGAAGGCTTAGGGGAACATTGGCCAGTGTCCATGAAAAGAGACCCTTTCCCCCACCTCATATCAGCCAAGCAACTGCAGACTTGCTGCCACGATCTTGACAATTTGCAGTACTACTGGATCCACTTGCTTCAGAAAGAACTCACCTCGCAGGCTCAAGAAGACGATGCAGTTTTCTCCAACATAAAAGCAACTTCACCTCCTACCAAGGCAGACAGAGTGAGGAGTAAAGGCACTGAGAGTTTGCAGTCTGTGTGCTGCCATGATTTTAATTTGGAAGTGGAAGGGGGTCTTTACCTGCTGCGTCCATCACTGCTTCCTCAGCTGGAAGAGCTCCTCATAAACAAAGATATTAGTGGTAATGCAGAGCCTCAAGAGGAAATTGATCAAAGTTCTGAGGTTGAGGGCAGTGAGGCGGAAGAAGCCTGTGACAGCTGTAATGGGTCTTCTAGCTTATTGTTTGGTATTAGTGGAGTGGTGTTCAGGAGCGTGCCCATCAGCCTTTGGGCTCTGCCTGCCTTTCACGAGATTCTCCTCACAGGTGTTTTCCCTTTGGAAAATGAGCCCGTTAAATTGATGGGACATGAGCTGGAAGCGCTCCTCTCTCCCTATGGGGTCTCCATAGTTACAGAAGAGAAAACCCTACATCTGGTGGCTCAGCCGATGGGTTTGATCGGTAAGGTGTTTGCGAGCAACACAGCTGACGGCAACAACCACGTCACTGTCAGTGCATCTCTAAATTTAGACCTCCTCGCTGTTCTCTTGTTCTCACTGCCTGACTGGCGTCTGCTTTGGAGTCACGACCCACGCTTCCTCAAACAGTTTTCTCTCCGTCCACCACCAGGGACGTCTTTTCAACCTTTTTCACTGTACCCAGAGTCCTTCTCCTTTGACATCAGCTTCTGGACGGGGCCGGCGTGGGAGGAGAAAATGTTCCACGCTATTGCCCGAGAGGCTAGCTGCGGAACTGTGGAGCAAGTTAAACTCATCGACACATTCTCGCACCCTGACCTGAGTCAGACCAGTTATTGTTACAGACTCACCtaccactcacacacacacgccctgtcacacacacaagcccTGACATTTCACAAAGAGCTGGAGGTTTTGCTCTCGTCTCGTATGCAGGTCACAGTCAGGTAG
- the LOC102217030 gene encoding BICD family-like cargo adapter 2 isoform X1: protein MFTPRKNSLPSPSLEDSFFPLSSSSSVSLFALQSASSPADGVDGGGAIETDLILAAELGRALLEKNEELAETLQQREKEVEALQQEKHVLQRKLEMNELESGQKESELNTDIASLRAELQKYHSEGRDRRKDDSEQMTQLANHNQRLVEQLSEAVTLEHSLRTELRTLREEMEESSFSRNISFTQLENMQAENRVLQERLSHMETQLKASEEDSQRLRVERDGLRDRLSELHVKLTEKEAEIEQEQGVVFELRTLNRSLQQKHLNLGEESFLGSTHTQPLSLLSEIQQTQATEALLAHSSALQAKDEEIQALKDELQSQQKELESLREEIKPFIGGENQSYSSLESELAKVRQEKESLTQQLLNTIKHKVVLSQELDAWQEDMRFVINQQVLQREEEKKKKEEKQEKESTVGFHRSKSLRVRGEGGKGFFSSLFKDK, encoded by the exons ATGTTCACTCCCAGGAAAAACAGCCTTCCCTCGCCCAGCCTGGAAGACTCcttctttcctctctcctcttcctcttcggTATCTCTCTTTGCTTTGCAGTCAGCCTCGTCCCCCGCTGACGGCGTGGACGGCGGGGGAGCGATAGAGACTGACCTGATACTGGCGGCAGAACTGGGACGGGCCTTACTGGAGAAGAATGAGGAGCTGGCAGAAActctgcagcagagagagaaagaggtggAG GCTTTACAGCAGGAGAAGCACGTCCTGCAGAGGAAGCTGGAGATGAATGAACTGGAGTCTGGGCAGAAGGAGTCAGAGCTCAACACAGACATAGCTTCACTGAGGGCAGAGCTGCAGAAATACCACAGCGAGGGGCGGGACCGGAGGAAAGATGACAGCGAGCAGATGACTCAGTTGGCCAATCACAACCAGAGACTGGTGGAGCAACTATCTGAG GCTGTAACACTGGAGCACTCCCTGAGGACTGAGCTCCGCACCCTCAGAGAAGAGATGGAGGAGTCATCCTTTAGTCGAAATATCAGCTTCACGCAATTAGAAAATATGCAAGCTGAG AACAGAGTATTGCAGGAGCGGCTGTCGCACATGGAGACGCAGCTGAAAGCTTCAGAGGAGGACAGCCAGAGGCTCCGTGTGGAGAGAGACGGACTGCGGGACAGACTGTCAGAGCTTCATGTCAAACTCACTGAGAAGGAAGCTGAG ATAGAGCAGGAGCAGGGGGTTGTGTTTGAGTTACGCACCTTGAATCGctctttacaacaaaaacatctgaacctGGGAGAGGAGAGCTTCCTGGGCAGTACGCACACACAACCTTTGTCTCTGCTCAGTGAAATTCAGCAGACACAG GCTACAGAGGCTCTCTTGGCTCACTCCTCAGCGCTGCAGGCCAAAGATGAAGAAATACAAGCATTAAAGGACGAG CTCCAGTCTCAGCAAAAGGAACTTGAGTCTCTCAGGGAAGAAATTAAACCCTTCATAGGAGGAGAAAATCAGAGCTACAG CTCTCTGGAGAGCGAACTGGCCAAAGTTCGTCAGGAGAAAGAATCGCTCACTCAGCAGCTTCTCAACACAATCAAACACAAGGTGGTGCTGTCTCAAGAACTGGATGCCTGGCAG GAGGACATGCGCTTCGTCATCAATCAGCAGGTGCTGCaaagggaggaggagaagaagaagaaggaggagaagcAAGAGAAGGAGAGCACTGTTGGATTCCATAGGAGCAAGTCTTTGAGAGTGAGGGGTGAAGGAGGAAAAGGgttcttttcctctttattcaAGGACAAATAA